One region of Bosea sp. 29B genomic DNA includes:
- a CDS encoding TIGR00730 family Rossman fold protein: protein MPDNSAQKNSPSYRIAALDQDFLLGDSMRGARFMLEYQKAEDALRARGIVSTIVVFGSARVREGNPWYEAARSFARIASERGGALDGKDGGKRHVIATGGGPGIMEAANRGATEAGAVSIGFNITLPHEQDPNAWSTPDLTFRFHYFAMRKMHLAMRAAALVVFPGGFGTLDELFEIMTLVQTGKMPPVPIVLYDSAYWQGLINLERMADAGFIRPEDLKLFCYADSPEEAYQRIVDGAGESWTPKAVGKVQT from the coding sequence ATGCCCGACAACAGCGCCCAGAAGAATTCGCCCTCCTACCGGATCGCCGCACTCGACCAGGACTTCCTCCTCGGCGACTCGATGCGCGGGGCGCGCTTCATGCTCGAATACCAGAAGGCCGAGGATGCCTTGCGCGCCCGCGGCATCGTCTCGACCATCGTCGTCTTCGGCTCGGCGCGGGTGCGCGAGGGCAATCCGTGGTACGAGGCCGCGCGGAGCTTCGCCCGGATCGCCTCGGAACGTGGCGGTGCGCTCGACGGCAAGGATGGCGGCAAGCGCCATGTCATCGCCACCGGCGGCGGGCCCGGCATCATGGAGGCCGCCAATCGCGGCGCCACCGAGGCCGGCGCGGTCTCGATCGGCTTCAACATCACCTTGCCGCATGAGCAGGATCCGAATGCCTGGTCGACGCCGGACCTGACCTTCCGCTTCCATTATTTCGCGATGCGCAAGATGCATCTCGCCATGCGGGCGGCTGCGCTGGTCGTCTTCCCCGGCGGCTTCGGCACGCTCGACGAGCTCTTCGAGATCATGACGCTGGTGCAGACCGGCAAGATGCCGCCGGTGCCGATCGTGCTCTACGACAGCGCCTACTGGCAGGGGCTGATCAATCTAGAGCGGATGGCCGATGCCGGTTTCATCCGGCCGGAGGATTTGAAGCTGTTCTGCTATGCCGACAGCCCCGAGGAGGCCTATCAGCGCATCGTCGATGGCGCCGGCGAGAGCTGGACGCCGAAGGCGGTGGGCAAGGTGCAGACCTGA
- a CDS encoding SCO family protein has product MSARITRRNLFVGLGMTLTTRAFGHDHKAAPASPTASAAPDPLAAQFGGPFALTDHTGKRVTDADFRGRFMLVYFGFTHCTDTCPVDLPVIAGALDGLGLLAERITPLFISVDPINDTPAVMATYVANFHPRLIGLSGSEVEVAAAAKAYKVHRRKLTQAHHGLGEYTIDHGSLTYLMGPDGRFLTLLPHGTSPERMTAVLRKYLS; this is encoded by the coding sequence GTGAGCGCACGTATTACACGCCGAAACCTCTTCGTCGGGCTGGGCATGACGCTGACGACGAGAGCCTTCGGCCACGACCACAAGGCGGCGCCCGCCTCCCCGACCGCAAGCGCAGCGCCCGATCCGCTGGCGGCGCAGTTCGGCGGCCCGTTCGCGCTGACCGACCACACCGGCAAGCGCGTCACCGACGCCGACTTCCGCGGCCGCTTCATGCTGGTCTATTTCGGCTTCACCCACTGCACCGACACCTGCCCCGTCGACCTGCCGGTGATCGCCGGAGCCCTCGATGGGCTCGGCCTGCTCGCCGAAAGGATCACGCCGCTGTTCATCAGCGTCGATCCTATCAACGACACGCCTGCCGTGATGGCCACCTACGTCGCCAACTTCCACCCACGGCTGATCGGACTATCCGGCAGCGAAGTCGAGGTCGCCGCCGCCGCGAAGGCCTACAAGGTTCACCGCCGCAAGCTGACGCAGGCGCATCACGGCCTTGGCGAATACACGATCGACCATGGCTCGCTGACCTATCTGATGGGTCCCGATGGCCGCTTCCTGACTTTGCTGCCGCACGGGACCTCGCCGGAGCGCATGACGGCGGTGCTGCGCAAATACCTGTCGTGA
- the pheS gene encoding phenylalanine--tRNA ligase subunit alpha codes for MNDIDTLRDSLVGEIEAAGDETALEQLRIAALGKSGSVSALLKTLGAMTPEERKEQGPRINGLRDVVQQALAARKDALGEAALEARLASERLDISLPVREGPEARGRIHPISQVIDEITAIFGDMGFSVAEGPDVETDDLNFTKLNFPVGHPAREMHDTFFFAPDANGERKLLRTHTSPVQVRTMMSQEPPIRVICPGRTYRMDSDQTHTPMFHQVEGLVIDKKTHFGHMKWVLEEFCKAFFEVEGVKMRFRPSFFPFTEPSAEVDIQCSRKDGEIRFGEGEDWLEILGCGMVHPNVLRNCGLDPDVYQGFAWGMGIDRIAMLKYGMPDLRPFFEADVRWLSHYGFRPLDLPTLTGGLTS; via the coding sequence ATGAACGACATCGACACTCTTCGCGATTCACTTGTCGGTGAGATCGAGGCGGCCGGCGACGAAACGGCGCTGGAGCAATTGCGCATCGCGGCGCTCGGCAAGTCCGGCTCGGTTTCGGCCCTGCTGAAGACGCTCGGCGCGATGACGCCCGAGGAGCGCAAGGAGCAGGGGCCGCGCATCAACGGCCTGCGCGATGTCGTCCAGCAGGCGCTTGCCGCCCGCAAGGACGCGCTCGGCGAGGCGGCGCTGGAAGCGCGGCTCGCGAGCGAGCGGCTCGACATCTCGCTGCCGGTGCGCGAGGGCCCGGAGGCGCGCGGGCGCATCCACCCGATCAGCCAGGTCATCGACGAGATCACCGCGATCTTCGGCGACATGGGTTTCTCGGTCGCCGAAGGCCCGGACGTCGAGACCGACGATCTCAACTTCACCAAGCTGAACTTCCCGGTCGGCCATCCCGCCCGCGAGATGCACGACACCTTCTTCTTCGCGCCGGATGCAAATGGCGAGCGCAAGCTGCTGCGCACCCATACCTCACCGGTCCAGGTGCGCACGATGATGTCGCAGGAGCCGCCGATCCGGGTGATCTGCCCGGGCCGGACCTACCGCATGGATTCCGACCAGACCCACACGCCGATGTTCCATCAGGTCGAGGGCCTCGTCATCGACAAGAAGACCCATTTTGGCCACATGAAATGGGTGCTGGAGGAGTTCTGCAAGGCGTTCTTCGAGGTCGAGGGCGTCAAGATGCGCTTCCGCCCGTCCTTCTTCCCGTTCACCGAGCCCTCGGCCGAGGTCGACATCCAGTGCTCGCGCAAGGACGGTGAGATCCGCTTCGGCGAGGGCGAGGACTGGCTCGAGATTCTCGGCTGCGGCATGGTCCATCCGAACGTGCTCAGGAATTGCGGGCTCGACCCGGACGTCTACCAGGGCTTCGCCTGGGGCATGGGCATCGATCGCATCGCCATGCTGAAATACGGCATGCCGGACCTGCGGCCGTTCTTCGAGGCGGATGTCCGCTGGCTGTCGCATTACGGCTTCCGCCCGCTCGACCTGCCGACCCTGACCGGCGGGTTGACCTCTTAA
- a CDS encoding glycosyltransferase, with the protein MNGAQWAGLIAALMVAANLLCLAVAFVRLRRKQAPSRLQKLAPPVTIVRPVRGIETFSRETLTSGLELDYPVYETIFCVADGHDPIVPLIEELIGVYGADRVRLIVGDVAVSANPKLNNCIKGWEAARHDWVVLADSNVLMPKDYAQRLMASWREDTGLVCSTPAGSRPGCFGAEVECAFLNTFQARWQYAGEALGFGFAQGKSMLWNKPFLDANGGIAALAAEIAEDAAATKLVRKAGKRVHLVGQPFEQPLGPRNLRDVVQRQFRWARLRRVTFLPFFAPEILVGPLVPAVLAAFGAPAFGFSAWQGVLAVLALWYAGEIVLARGVGWFVNWRTPLAYLARDLAFPGIWAYAFVAREVSWRGNAMKIKADGEDELNQAVPALSAVNMRSDGRP; encoded by the coding sequence ATGAACGGCGCGCAATGGGCTGGGCTGATCGCGGCGCTGATGGTCGCCGCCAATCTGCTGTGCTTGGCCGTCGCCTTCGTGCGCCTGCGCCGCAAGCAGGCACCGTCGCGCCTGCAGAAGCTCGCGCCGCCGGTGACGATCGTGCGTCCGGTGCGCGGCATCGAGACCTTCAGCCGGGAGACGCTGACCTCCGGCCTCGAGCTGGATTACCCGGTCTATGAAACGATCTTCTGCGTCGCCGACGGCCATGATCCGATCGTGCCGCTGATCGAGGAACTGATCGGGGTCTATGGCGCTGATCGCGTCCGCCTGATCGTCGGCGATGTCGCCGTCAGCGCCAATCCCAAGCTCAACAACTGCATCAAGGGCTGGGAGGCGGCGCGTCACGACTGGGTCGTCCTCGCCGATTCCAACGTGCTGATGCCGAAGGACTATGCCCAGCGGCTGATGGCCTCCTGGCGCGAAGACACCGGCCTTGTCTGCTCGACGCCGGCCGGCTCGCGGCCAGGCTGCTTCGGCGCCGAGGTCGAGTGCGCCTTCCTCAATACCTTCCAGGCGCGCTGGCAATATGCCGGCGAGGCGCTCGGTTTCGGGTTCGCCCAAGGCAAGTCGATGCTCTGGAACAAGCCCTTTCTCGACGCCAATGGCGGCATCGCCGCGCTGGCCGCCGAGATCGCCGAGGATGCGGCTGCGACCAAGCTGGTGCGCAAGGCCGGCAAGCGCGTCCATCTCGTCGGCCAGCCCTTCGAGCAGCCACTCGGGCCGCGCAACCTGCGCGACGTCGTCCAGCGCCAGTTCCGCTGGGCGCGCCTGCGCCGCGTCACCTTCCTGCCTTTCTTCGCGCCGGAGATCCTGGTCGGCCCGCTGGTGCCGGCCGTGCTTGCCGCCTTCGGCGCACCGGCCTTCGGCTTTTCCGCCTGGCAGGGCGTGCTCGCCGTGCTGGCGCTCTGGTATGCCGGCGAGATTGTGCTGGCCAGGGGCGTCGGCTGGTTCGTGAACTGGCGCACCCCGCTCGCCTATCTGGCGCGCGATCTCGCTTTCCCCGGCATCTGGGCCTATGCCTTCGTCGCGCGCGAAGTCAGCTGGCGCGGCAATGCCATGAAGATCAAGGCCGATGGCGAGGACGAGCTCAATCAAGCCGTCCCGGCGCTCTCGGCGGTCAATATGCGTAGCGACGGAAGACCATGA
- the pheT gene encoding phenylalanine--tRNA ligase subunit beta, translating into MKFTLSWLKEHLDTTDTLDTITETLTRVGLEVESVEDKAKALSAFTIAYVIEAKQHPNADRLRVCMVDTGSGEPVQVVCGAPNARTGMKSVFSPPGTYIPGKDITLGKGVIRGVDSNGMLCSAAELQISEDHDGILDLPEDAPLGQPYATYAGLDDAVIEIAVTPNRADALGVAGVARDLAAAGLGTIKTTPVQPVRGAFPCPVALKLDFAEEDRNLCPVFALRLVRGVKNGPSPEWLQARLRAIGLRPINALVDITNFMTFDRNRPLHVFDAAKVKGDLVVRRARDGEEVLALDGRTYALTSDMVAIADDNGVESIAGVMGGEHSGCDETTTDVLVESAVWNTLNIARTGRALGINSDARYRNERGIDPDFTRPGLDMATQMIISLCGGEPSEVVVAGDLPDSPGAIDFPWSEVKRLTGLDLPVVEMKLALTSLGFHVSGAGDRVKVAPPSWRADVEGKADLVEEILRIAGLDRVAPAPLPRIKGEVIKPVLTVLQKRTRAAKRLLASRGLVEAVTWSFISHDAAKLFGGGSRKLVLANPIAADLSDMRPSLLPGLIRSAQANADRGFSDVALFEVGQVFQSDEPEGQLIAAAGLRRGTARLEGAGRHWDGGAKPVDAFDAKADVFGLLSGLGVPVGGLQIVAGGPAWAHPGRSATLQFGPKVVIGAFGEVHPRVLKALDVKGPLVAFEIHLDALPLPKYKPTKVKPKLALSDFQPVTRDFAFIVDKAVAAGEMAKSAQNADRALVSDVGVFDLYEGTGVEPGKKSVALAVTLQPTQKTLTDTEIEAVAAKIVAEMSKRYGAVLRG; encoded by the coding sequence ATGAAGTTCACCCTCTCCTGGCTCAAAGAGCATCTCGACACCACCGACACGCTCGACACCATCACCGAGACGCTCACGCGTGTCGGCCTTGAGGTCGAAAGCGTCGAGGACAAGGCCAAGGCGCTCAGTGCCTTCACCATCGCCTATGTCATCGAGGCGAAGCAGCACCCGAATGCCGACCGGCTGCGCGTCTGCATGGTCGACACCGGCTCGGGCGAGCCGGTCCAGGTCGTCTGCGGCGCGCCCAATGCCCGCACCGGCATGAAGAGCGTGTTCTCACCGCCCGGCACCTATATCCCGGGCAAGGACATCACCCTCGGCAAGGGCGTGATCCGCGGCGTCGACTCGAACGGCATGCTCTGCTCGGCCGCCGAGTTGCAGATCTCCGAGGACCATGACGGCATCCTCGATTTGCCTGAGGACGCGCCGCTCGGCCAGCCCTATGCGACCTATGCCGGCCTCGACGATGCCGTGATCGAGATCGCGGTGACGCCGAACCGCGCCGATGCGCTCGGTGTCGCCGGCGTCGCCCGCGACCTCGCCGCCGCCGGCCTCGGCACGATTAAGACCACGCCGGTCCAGCCGGTGCGCGGCGCCTTCCCATGCCCGGTCGCGCTCAAGCTCGATTTCGCCGAGGAAGACCGCAATCTCTGCCCGGTCTTCGCGCTCAGGCTGGTGCGCGGCGTCAAGAACGGCCCGTCGCCGGAATGGCTGCAGGCGCGCCTGCGCGCCATCGGCCTGCGCCCCATCAATGCGCTGGTCGACATCACCAACTTCATGACCTTCGACCGCAACCGGCCGCTGCACGTCTTCGACGCCGCCAAGGTCAAGGGTGACCTCGTCGTCCGCCGCGCCAGGGATGGCGAGGAGGTGCTGGCGCTCGACGGCAGGACCTATGCGCTGACCTCCGACATGGTCGCGATCGCCGACGACAACGGCGTCGAATCGATCGCCGGTGTGATGGGCGGCGAGCATTCCGGCTGCGACGAGACCACCACCGACGTGCTGGTCGAAAGCGCGGTGTGGAACACGCTCAACATCGCCCGCACCGGCCGTGCGCTCGGCATCAACTCCGATGCCCGCTACCGCAACGAGCGCGGCATCGATCCGGACTTCACCCGTCCCGGCCTCGACATGGCGACGCAGATGATCATCTCGCTCTGCGGCGGCGAGCCCTCCGAGGTCGTCGTCGCCGGCGACCTGCCCGACAGCCCCGGCGCCATCGACTTCCCCTGGTCCGAGGTCAAGCGCCTGACCGGGCTAGACCTGCCCGTGGTCGAGATGAAGCTGGCGCTGACCTCGCTCGGTTTCCACGTCTCGGGCGCCGGTGACCGCGTCAAGGTCGCGCCGCCGTCCTGGCGCGCCGATGTCGAGGGCAAGGCCGATCTGGTCGAGGAGATTCTGCGCATCGCCGGGCTCGACCGCGTCGCTCCGGCGCCGCTGCCGCGCATCAAGGGCGAGGTGATCAAGCCGGTGCTGACCGTGCTGCAGAAGCGCACCCGCGCGGCGAAGCGCCTGCTCGCCAGCCGCGGCCTGGTCGAGGCGGTGACCTGGTCCTTCATCTCGCATGATGCCGCCAAGCTCTTCGGCGGCGGCTCGCGCAAGCTCGTGCTCGCCAACCCGATCGCGGCCGATCTCTCCGACATGCGGCCCTCGCTGCTGCCGGGGCTGATCCGCTCGGCGCAGGCCAATGCCGACCGCGGGTTCAGTGACGTCGCCCTGTTCGAGGTCGGCCAAGTCTTCCAGAGCGACGAGCCGGAGGGCCAGCTCATTGCCGCCGCCGGCCTTCGCCGCGGCACGGCCAGGCTCGAGGGGGCCGGCCGCCATTGGGACGGCGGCGCCAAGCCGGTCGACGCCTTCGATGCCAAGGCTGACGTGTTCGGCCTGCTCTCCGGCCTCGGCGTGCCGGTCGGCGGTCTGCAGATCGTCGCCGGTGGCCCGGCCTGGGCTCATCCCGGCCGCTCGGCCACGCTGCAGTTCGGTCCCAAGGTCGTGATCGGCGCTTTCGGCGAGGTTCACCCGCGCGTGCTCAAGGCGCTCGACGTCAAGGGCCCGCTGGTCGCCTTCGAGATCCATCTCGATGCGCTGCCCCTGCCCAAATACAAGCCGACCAAGGTCAAGCCAAAGCTGGCGCTCTCCGACTTCCAGCCGGTGACGCGCGATTTCGCCTTCATCGTCGACAAGGCGGTGGCGGCCGGCGAGATGGCCAAGAGCGCCCAGAATGCCGATCGGGCGCTGGTCTCGGATGTCGGCGTCTTCGACCTCTACGAGGGCACGGGCGTCGAGCCGGGCAAGAAGTCGGTGGCGCTGGCGGTGACCTTGCAGCCGACGCAGAAGACGCTGACCGACACCGAGATCGAGGCCGTCGCGGCCAAGATTGTTGCCGAGATGAGCAAGCGCTACGGCGCGGTGCTGCGCGGGTAA
- a CDS encoding alpha/beta hydrolase, producing the protein MSLVELPVADDLFPGFQLLDVTTSGARIRVRTGGEGPPLLLLHGYPQTHIMWRRVAPQLAQRFTLVCPDLRGYGDSQKPPSAADHAPYSKRAMAQDMAEVMSALGHERFFVGSHDRGARVAHRLALDHGGRVLKLATLDIAPTREMYRDTTDAFARAYWHWFFLIQPAPMPERMIGADPEFYWTSRRASDMRLFEPAALAEYLRCFRDPAMIHASCEDYRAAATIDIAHDDADAGRKVSCPLLALWGDRGAVGKCFDVLALWRERAENVQGRALPGGHYLAEEIPDLVVAEFSAFFGENT; encoded by the coding sequence ATGTCGCTGGTCGAGCTCCCTGTCGCGGACGATCTGTTCCCCGGTTTCCAGCTGCTCGACGTCACGACGTCAGGTGCGCGCATCCGCGTTCGCACCGGCGGGGAGGGGCCTCCGCTCCTGCTGCTCCACGGCTATCCCCAGACGCACATCATGTGGCGGCGCGTGGCTCCGCAACTGGCGCAGCGCTTCACACTGGTCTGCCCGGATCTGCGCGGCTACGGCGATTCGCAGAAGCCGCCGAGCGCGGCTGATCATGCGCCTTATTCCAAGCGCGCCATGGCGCAGGATATGGCCGAGGTCATGAGCGCGCTCGGCCATGAGCGCTTTTTCGTCGGCTCGCATGATCGCGGCGCCCGCGTCGCGCATCGGCTGGCGCTCGACCATGGCGGGCGGGTGTTGAAGCTGGCGACGCTCGACATCGCGCCGACGCGCGAGATGTATCGCGACACCACCGACGCCTTCGCCCGCGCCTATTGGCACTGGTTCTTCCTGATCCAGCCGGCACCGATGCCGGAGCGCATGATCGGCGCCGATCCCGAGTTCTATTGGACCAGCCGGCGCGCCTCGGACATGAGGCTGTTCGAGCCGGCGGCGCTCGCCGAATATCTGCGCTGTTTCCGCGATCCCGCGATGATCCATGCCAGCTGCGAGGATTACCGAGCCGCGGCGACGATCGACATCGCCCATGACGATGCCGACGCCGGCAGGAAGGTCTCGTGCCCGCTGCTGGCGCTGTGGGGCGATCGCGGCGCCGTCGGAAAATGCTTCGATGTGCTGGCGCTCTGGCGCGAGCGCGCGGAAAACGTCCAAGGCCGGGCCCTGCCGGGCGGGCATTATCTGGCGGAGGAGATCCCCGATCTCGTCGTCGCCGAATTCTCGGCCTTCTTCGGAGAGAACACATGA
- a CDS encoding tartrate dehydrogenase: MSRTNRVYRIAAIAGDGIGKEVMPEGLRVLEAAAKKYGFEIQLDEFDFSSCDYYAKHGKMLPDDWKEKIGGHDAIFFGAVGMPAQVPDHISLWGSLLLFRREFDQYVNLRPVRLMPGVPGPLVGRKPGDIDFFVVRENTEGEYSSVGGRMYGGTEREIVIQETVMSRVGVDRVLKYAFELAQRRPRKKLTSATKSNGISITMPYWDERVKEMAKNYPDVAVDQYHIDILTAHFVLNPDRFDVVVASNLFGDILSDLGPACTGTIGIAPSGNINPTGEFPSLFEPVHGSAPDIAGQGIANPVGQIWSGAMMLDHLGEHEAAKAIEAAIERALGDARTRTRDLGGSLKTEAAGKAIEQALG, translated from the coding sequence ATGAGCCGCACCAATCGCGTCTACCGCATCGCCGCCATCGCCGGTGACGGCATCGGCAAGGAGGTCATGCCCGAGGGCCTGCGCGTGCTCGAGGCGGCCGCGAAGAAGTACGGTTTCGAGATCCAGCTCGACGAGTTCGATTTCTCCTCCTGCGACTACTACGCCAAGCACGGCAAGATGCTGCCGGACGACTGGAAGGAGAAGATCGGCGGCCATGACGCGATCTTCTTCGGCGCCGTCGGCATGCCCGCCCAGGTGCCGGACCACATCTCGCTCTGGGGCTCGCTGCTGCTGTTCCGCCGCGAGTTCGACCAGTACGTCAACCTGCGGCCCGTTCGCCTGATGCCGGGCGTGCCCGGCCCGCTGGTCGGCCGCAAGCCGGGCGATATCGACTTCTTCGTCGTGCGCGAGAACACCGAGGGCGAGTACTCCTCGGTCGGCGGGCGGATGTATGGGGGCACCGAGCGCGAGATCGTCATCCAGGAGACGGTGATGAGCCGCGTCGGCGTCGACCGCGTGCTGAAATATGCCTTCGAGCTGGCGCAGCGCCGGCCGCGCAAGAAGCTGACCTCGGCGACCAAGTCGAACGGTATCTCGATCACCATGCCGTACTGGGACGAGCGGGTGAAGGAGATGGCCAAGAACTATCCGGACGTCGCCGTCGACCAGTACCATATCGATATCCTGACCGCGCATTTCGTGCTCAATCCCGATCGCTTCGACGTGGTCGTCGCCTCGAACCTGTTTGGCGACATCCTCTCCGATCTCGGCCCGGCCTGCACCGGCACGATCGGCATCGCCCCGTCGGGGAACATCAACCCGACCGGCGAATTCCCGTCCTTGTTCGAACCCGTGCACGGTTCGGCGCCGGACATCGCCGGGCAGGGCATCGCCAATCCGGTCGGCCAGATCTGGTCGGGGGCGATGATGCTCGATCATCTCGGCGAGCACGAGGCGGCCAAGGCGATCGAGGCGGCGATCGAGCGCGCGCTCGGCGATGCCCGTACCCGCACGCGCGATCTCGGCGGTAGCCTAAAGACTGAGGCTGCCGGCAAGGCGATCGAGCAGGCGCTGGGTTGA
- a CDS encoding TerC family protein — translation MPDLTFSLLDPALWGKLFEIIALNIVLSGDNAVVIALACRALAPEQRAKGIALGAGVAVLLRVVFTVLIASLLNMPFLHIVGALLLVWIAVKLIIEDGESDENAVAASSKLWKAVQTVAIADIVMSLDNVLAIAAVAKDSIPLLVGGLIISIPLIVLGASLITSLLTRFPILVWAGAGLLGWVAGEMFETDPWLIGKLGETLAHQLEYPAAILGAVLVLGLGYFLKHRRPDPAL, via the coding sequence GTGCCCGATCTGACATTCTCACTGCTCGACCCGGCGCTCTGGGGCAAGCTCTTCGAGATCATCGCGCTCAACATCGTGCTGTCGGGTGACAATGCGGTGGTGATCGCGCTCGCCTGCCGGGCGCTCGCCCCCGAGCAGCGCGCCAAGGGCATCGCGCTTGGCGCCGGCGTCGCCGTGCTGCTGCGCGTCGTCTTCACTGTGCTGATCGCCTCCCTCCTCAACATGCCGTTCCTGCACATCGTCGGTGCGCTGCTGCTCGTCTGGATCGCGGTCAAGCTGATCATCGAAGACGGCGAGAGCGACGAGAACGCGGTCGCCGCCAGCAGCAAGCTCTGGAAGGCGGTGCAGACCGTCGCCATCGCCGACATCGTCATGAGCCTCGACAACGTGCTCGCCATCGCGGCGGTCGCCAAGGACTCGATCCCGCTGCTGGTCGGCGGCCTGATCATCTCGATCCCGCTGATCGTGCTCGGCGCCTCGCTGATCACCTCGCTGCTGACCCGCTTCCCGATCCTGGTCTGGGCTGGTGCCGGCCTGCTCGGCTGGGTCGCGGGCGAGATGTTCGAGACCGATCCCTGGCTGATCGGCAAGCTCGGCGAGACGCTGGCGCACCAGCTCGAATATCCCGCCGCGATCCTGGGCGCCGTGCTGGTGCTCGGTCTCGGCTATTTCCTCAAGCATCGCCGGCCAGATCCGGCCCTCTGA
- a CDS encoding TerC family protein, with the protein MDFSSSTFWVSLLQIIWIDLLLSGDNAVVIALACRSLPENRRKLGIWLGAGAAVGLRIIFALVVSYLLAVPFLKVVGGVLLFWIAIKLAMGEEEAHSDIEASDNLWRAVRTIAIADAVMSLDNVVAIAAASRGHAELFIFGLLLTIPLIIMGAQLLTKIIERYPIIVWLGAALLGWIAAEMILGDAAVLRWLMTVVPSWVVTVPLDVNPVGLAPASMPHYAAAALGALFVVVVGYALKKKPVDQPG; encoded by the coding sequence ATGGATTTCTCGTCATCGACCTTCTGGGTGTCGCTTCTTCAGATCATCTGGATCGACCTCCTGCTCTCGGGCGACAACGCGGTCGTCATCGCGCTCGCCTGCCGCTCGCTGCCCGAAAACCGGCGCAAGCTCGGCATCTGGCTTGGCGCCGGCGCTGCCGTCGGCCTGCGCATCATCTTCGCGCTGGTCGTCAGCTATCTGCTGGCAGTGCCTTTTCTCAAGGTCGTCGGTGGCGTCCTGCTGTTCTGGATCGCGATCAAGCTCGCCATGGGCGAGGAGGAAGCTCATAGCGATATCGAAGCCAGCGACAATCTTTGGCGTGCCGTCCGCACCATCGCCATCGCCGATGCGGTGATGAGTCTCGACAACGTCGTCGCCATCGCGGCTGCGTCGCGCGGCCATGCCGAGCTCTTCATCTTCGGCCTGCTGCTGACGATCCCGCTGATCATCATGGGCGCCCAGCTCCTGACCAAGATCATCGAGCGCTATCCGATTATCGTCTGGCTCGGCGCAGCCCTGCTCGGCTGGATCGCGGCGGAGATGATCCTCGGCGATGCTGCTGTGCTGCGCTGGCTGATGACGGTGGTCCCGAGTTGGGTCGTCACGGTGCCGCTCGACGTCAATCCGGTCGGGCTTGCGCCTGCGAGCATGCCGCACTACGCGGCCGCCGCTCTCGGCGCTCTGTTCGTCGTCGTCGTCGGTTATGCGCTGAAGAAGAAGCCGGTCGACCAGCCGGGCTGA
- a CDS encoding 4'-phosphopantetheinyl transferase superfamily protein → MLWLSSIDQTAPALPAAWLIATQARPANLPERSELRRSLARKVLAHQLGLKEDAVEIGHEPAGRPLILRPRGTGLHLSLATRSGLVAIALAHGPVGVDVEQVAPASEPPLAALHPQERRWLEGLPAFARPPAFAQLWSAKEAYVKALGVGFARAPESFAVRLDNAERFAVTDEQTNRTASGLVRLMKNGGHESMAAAFIVLDRA, encoded by the coding sequence ATGCTCTGGCTCTCCTCCATCGATCAGACTGCTCCTGCCCTGCCAGCGGCCTGGCTGATCGCGACACAAGCGCGGCCCGCCAATCTGCCGGAGCGCTCGGAGTTGCGGCGTTCGCTGGCCCGCAAGGTTCTGGCGCACCAACTCGGTCTAAAGGAGGATGCTGTCGAGATCGGGCATGAGCCGGCGGGACGCCCGCTCATCCTTCGCCCGCGCGGCACCGGTCTGCACCTGTCGCTGGCGACACGCTCGGGTCTCGTCGCGATTGCACTGGCGCACGGGCCGGTCGGTGTCGATGTCGAGCAGGTCGCCCCCGCAAGCGAGCCGCCGCTCGCCGCGCTGCATCCGCAAGAGCGGCGCTGGCTGGAGGGTTTGCCCGCCTTTGCCCGGCCGCCGGCCTTCGCCCAGCTCTGGAGCGCCAAGGAAGCCTATGTGAAAGCACTCGGGGTCGGCTTCGCCCGCGCACCCGAGAGCTTCGCAGTCCGCCTCGATAACGCCGAACGTTTCGCCGTGACCGACGAGCAGACCAACCGCACCGCAAGCGGTTTGGTCCGGCTCATGAAAAACGGCGGCCATGAGAGCATGGCCGCCGCGTTCATTGTTCTCGATCGAGCCTGA